The region CTTTAGCGTCCCTCACGGAACTTCCGGCCGCTGTTCTACTCGCCCTTTTCCTTGACAGATGGGGCAGACGATGGATGGGTTTCGCATCGGTGTTCCTCTGTGGCATTTTCTCCTTCGTTGCCATCGCTATCCCTTCTggtaacattttttctttttttttttttatttcttgataAATGACTTGTCAATCgatattattcaataaaatagcAGGAACGTGTGAATAGCAGTGAGAAAGCGGGGgtgaattttatagaaaaaatcCGGTTTTATCGATCGACGGTCGTTTTAAAAAGCGCTTTTCTGAAGCTTCTCCAGTGAAAGCTTTGGGAGATTGAGAAATGAAAGCTCGTGcttgatgcaagaataatgTTTTTGTTAGATAGTAAGGAGATAAGCGGTAGCGTTAGGGGATATCCGTGTTTTCAAGGACATTAAGGAGTGGAAAatagacattttttaatcCGTATTTAGAATAGAACGTTGTagttataaaacaatttactatttttatttcctcatCTTGCAACAAAACTTTCCTTCgaattctcttttatcgttTATAGACAACAGACTTGAACGACATAATAATATAGACccgtattatttaaaatcgtattatagagaatttacaattatacaaTCCGGTCATTTTACttagtattaataataatcgaatcttataaaatttttttatacaaatattcttcttctcttcttttctttttctttttcgcctTTAAATCCTATTCCATTAACGATTGACATTTATTTCTCAACGTCACATACTCGACAGGAatgacatttaatttttaattggacCATGCGCGCATCGGGTGTATGTATCGTGCGTGGAATGCGGCGATCGTggcatttacatatttctcaACTTATTCAAGGTTCGACAATGGTTGCCATGGCGATTATAGCGCGTCTTGGGGTGAATATCGCCGCGAATATTGGTTTCCAATATGCAGCGGAAATGCCGCCGACTGTGGTGAGAGCTCAGGGCGTGTCTTTGATCCATATCATCGGTTATATCGCCCACATTTTGGGACCTTACATTATTTATCTGATAAGTGAATCGAAATTTCTGTTAACGACATCGTATTTCTACGATCCGAAAATTACTCAAcctcttttttaatttacgacTAATATTATCTGTTATTGAAATACGTTTTTTTAAGTTGGtttaatttgtagaaaaattatgtTCCTTGTCGGCCATGGATTCTTCTTGCGATCTTACGAATCACGGAAACAAGATAgattttcgatatattttcctCCGTTTCGTTTTTTTGCGAAGGAAATGTAACTTTTCTATTGTCTGTAATTATTTACAGGTTTGCGATACTACACTATAGCTTCGTTTCTAAATGAAACGAATGTTTACAAAATCTCGTTATACAGGTAACACCAATGATCCTTTGTATACTGACAACTTCTTCAAATTCTGTCTTCAACCaatattctttattaatatttaaaagaatattaagtaTACAGAAAATACGAAGAGGAATATTTGCGAGGACACTCTCGATTATTGTGTAAGTTATTCTGttttgaattataaatttacctCAAAGTATACTATTATTTGTGTAATGTTATTACCGAAAATGAACTTATGGAAGTATTCATTTATTTCCCGAAAATCGAAGGGAAATTAAGGAATTAGCGGAAAGCGGAATTAATCGCTATTACTTCTAAAAGAGGTATAAAGAGAAGCGTATAAAAGggagaatatttttcatttaatttaggCTGACATTGATCCATCTTTACCGCTGGTTGCCCTCGGTTTGCTGTCTTTTGGACACGCCTTCCTGACCCTTGGCTTGCCAGAAACGTTGAACCAGGAATTACCAGAAACCCTACAGGAGGGTAACGACTTCGGCAAGGAACAAAGTTTCTGGTGGGTTCCGTGTATATCCTCGTAAGTATAGATTCTATAATATTCTTCCTCCGCCTTAtgtcaatataaatttactaataatcgtttatttcaatttgacAGGAGCAAAATGCTGAAAAAATcttatagaaagaagaaaggccTTTCAAATCCAGCGTTTACTGGCAGTGTTCAAAAAATGGATTGTACTAGGTTATAGCGGTTAGATTTGGCGACGGCGCGAAACTTGCCAGTGGCGCGAAACTTGCCAGTGGCGCGAAACTTGCCAGTGGCGCGAAACTTGCCAGTGGCGCGAAATTTGCCAGTAGGGTGAAACTTACCAGTGGCATGAAACTTACCAGTGGCATGAAACTTGTCAGTGGCATGAAACTTGTCAGTGGCATGAAACTTGTCAGTGGCATGAAACTTGTCAGTGGCATGAAACTTGTCAGTGGCATGAAACTTGTCAGTGACATGAAACTTGTCAGTGACATGAAATTGCCAGTGGCGTGAAACTTGCCAAATTCTTTGTAAATATAGTTATTAAACGTATGCGTGTGATGTTAGATGTTAAGATATTACGAACGTATTGAGATTGGAGAGCTATTGAGAGAAACTAGGAGGAAGTATCGATTATTGCAGTGAAAGAGACAAGAATCGTCAAATTACACAAGGTATACGTTTAAGCAATTAATTGACGCTTCATCGACGAAGTAGCTTTGTTGCACACAAGATAAAgtgtatctttttttaattggaatgactgtataaaaatgtgaagaaatttaaagaatcaaGAACGCGGCATTTAAAGTACGTTGCGTTCACATATTGCGATGTAATTATTTCGCGTACTATAACGTCGGTAAAGTGTTGGAAATGAGAAACGATTCAAGTATCTTATGTAAATGTACAATTAAATTCAGTATTGGATATACGTATTAAAGGAAACgatatataaggaaataatatacCATAGTATTTATGCATCTTTCGCtttaaaaatcgaaaagaaagatctatatctttttctccttgctcttttttttcttttctcgttgaAGGAATACTCTAGTTGAATTTATTTAACTGTGAAATACCGTGAATAACAAAGGATTGCCACGAGACTCGAAACACAAGAAGAGAGCTGTCTTCGCGCATTGTCAAGCTTTCAACTTGTCTTCTTTATTACGAATCGCCTTTGTATCAATATAGGTGATTCATAAATCGCCGACACTTGAAATGAGAGTTTCGATCGACTTTTAAACCGAAGTGTATTTTGCGTTCGCTCGATCAACGTGGCTTTTTTTCATCATCCATTTATGCATCAACACGTTGAATGCTTTGAAAACTCTGAGATCtctgttatttaatttaaatatatacatacatatatatatatattattctaatGAAAcatcaaaattgaaattcttttatgatattttcttttttatgatCTTTCAGTATTAATACGAGAAATATCtctatttgatatatttagatataataagaatattactTCTAATAAGTATCCTTGAATCCGTAATTACTGATCATTCATAAAATGGAATGcattaaaacaattaattgCTAAGCGTTCATTAGCTACCATCATACCCAAttgagattaaaaaatgaaagttgtaggatctttttaagcaggaattttttttaatacaaaggATATTAACATAATGTTCGACATTCTTCCGAAATTGTTCTGTTTAAATCCAATGGAAAAAGcagtaaataatttatagaattatatacaaattttagaagaaaaattgatagaTAATgagttaattttgaaaatgctcagtgttacgaccgttcgcggagagacgcggtcgcgaggaaaacgcgtcagcgagaggcgtaaattctcgctacgattcggtgaatcgacgtcgcgaagtagtcgttcccctgtttcggttaagataacagaggtggttgaatgaatatgacagagtatagtaagttatatttcaccgtttattccacaacttataacgaaggcagttacactggtgcgtatgtacgagatgaatgagtgactgatctgcgggtgtgtctacccgctcgaaggatgttgaccgttcgaaggatgtaaaatcagtaccgtcttgggagacgatgatgtgtcggaggaaagctaaggatgggtgtgtctagcgcacgggaccatcggatttgttggtgccgatgttatttaggagagtgagggaataggcttcgtttctaattggttaaacgaagggtctcaaccgccctcgagagaaagtggttagtgggaggacaGTTGCGGCGTACGTGcgaaaaaccaactttccttagttaagccgtggtagacaatagtctcgAGAAATTCCTCggaaacagatgtttgtttgaaggactttagcaggcaagtgactcgggtttatgacggatgcttaaggctattgagggtacgccgtacggaagagcggacatctggtgtccgtctggcccgcggtgtgtgacctgggccaggcagaGAGTCGCCCGGCGTAACACTCAGGTTTAAATGTTACTTGAAACAGATCGAAACTCCGTCACGTGTTCAAttagaaatagtaaaattctGATTCGCGAAGAGACGCGAATATTTCCAATCTCGTTCCTTTCGATCCTCCGACCTGTTCGTCTTAAGCGCACAATCTCCGTTATACCACCTTTAAACAATGATTCTAGCAACTAGAATCATTCGATCGTTAGAATCATTCGCGTACTTATGAGACTAGCCCCTG is a window of Bombus huntii isolate Logan2020A unplaced genomic scaffold, iyBomHunt1.1 ctg00000189.1, whole genome shotgun sequence DNA encoding:
- the LOC126877560 gene encoding organic cation transporter protein-like, whose protein sequence is MVWVFDGHVWNMKLLDPDVFTSFSLASLTELPAAVLLALFLDRWGRRWMGFASVFLCGIFSFVAIAIPSGSTMVAMAIIARLGVNIAANIGFQYAAEMPPTVVRAQGVSLIHIIGYIAHILGPYIIYLADIDPSLPLVALGLLSFGHAFLTLGLPETLNQELPETLQEGNDFGKEQSFWWVPCISSSKMLKKSYRKKKGLSNPAFTGSVQKMDCTRL